The Camarhynchus parvulus unplaced genomic scaffold, STF_HiC, whole genome shotgun sequence sequence CCGCCATGGCGCTGCCACCCTCCGGCCTCCTGCCCGGCGTGCTGCTGGTGGCCGATGCCCTGGCCCTGGTGTTCCTGGCGCCGCTGGTGCCGCTGCTGGCGCCGCTGGGCGCGCTGGGCGTGTGGCTCGAGGCCGCCCTGCGCTTGCCCATCCTGGCCGCGGCCACCTGGCTGCCGCTCCCTCGCCGCCCCTCCGGAGCCACCGCGGCCGCCGTCACGGTTGCCGCCACCCCCGCGGTGTTCGGAACCTTCCGGAACCTCCTggggccgccggggccgcccggggCTGCTGGCGACGCGGCGCCCGCCTGGCTCGGGTCACCCACGCCGCTGCCGCCCTGGCCATGCTGGCCTGggccgcgcccccggcccccggcAGCGTCGCCGAGACCCCCGGAGGGGTCCCCAAGGCTCCCGGCAGCGTGCGGCGCGCTCTGGCACTGACCTGGGAGGAGCGGAACGTCCTTGGAGCTGCCGTGCTCTGCCTCGTGCTGGCCGTCGTTGGTGGGTGGCTGTCCtggtttggggcaaatttgggagaaaaactCCAAAGAGGGCAAAGCAAACCCACGCGGCCCCTCCCCACAACCGGGTCAGGAAGGATTCCACagagaaaagtggaaagaacctgtttatttaacaggcaaagcaccCCTagaacacaaaatgaacaataccggGTGACAgcactctgaaaaagatgacaaattcagaaagtctctcttggggGTGGTTGCTCTGTTATCAGTCactctgttatcagtccctctggtgctggggtagctgctgcagccacaaggtgcaaactctcggtgtttcccaggtcccagtctggagcaggtttgagtggttccaaaaaagggaaaggaaaaacagtccagggaaaaatttggactgcttagctaaaataactaatgagcagaagcaaaagcaagagcaaagcaaaaagcaaaagcagcaccatgtactGTCCCGTCTCTGTGTCCCGCCAGCCGTGGGGGAGCAGGCtgataacaaaaccaaaacaaaactttcactcttcagagccagcCTTGAAGGCAAAGAACATGATATCctgcataaacagaacacatgaATGGGGACACAAGCATCCTAATGTCACCCTAGGACATTGACATGTGGTGACAGGTGCTGACACCCCAAAtttgggctctgcagcctgaaaTTAGGCCCCCCCCCAATTTGGGACGCCCCCCAAAATTGAATGCTTGCGCCTAAAAATTAAGTGCTGAGCCCCTAAATAGGCGATGACCACCCTAAAATTGAGTGGTGACCCTCCTAAATTGCGAGTTGACCCCTTCAGTTGGGTGCTGACCCTGCCAAAATGGGGTGCTGACTTTCCAAATTGGGTTCTGACCCTGCAAACTTGATTGTCGGTCCCCCAAAATTGGGTGCTGACCCTCAAACTTAGGGTCTGATGCCCAAAAATGGATGTTGACCTCTAAGGCCTGGGATCTTAATGTCCTGATCTCCTATGTTTAGGTTCCGACCCATGAAATTGTGTGctgaacccccaaaattggTACTGACACCCTAAATTGGGTGTAAAATCCCTAAATTTGTCACTAAGCCCCCAAAATTGGGCCCTGACCTCTCTAAATTGTCTCCTGCCCAAATCATGTCCCGCCTTTCCCAGATTAGATCCCCGCTCCCCAGACGGGGTCCTGCCCCTCACAAATCAGGGTCCCCCTGTGTCAGTGTCACAGCCGTGGTGACACAGCCTCGGTGACACCCAGGGGAGATGGCGGGGCCCTACGTCACCGGGCAGGTGCTGGATGCCATCGGGAGTGGGGATGGAGTCACCGCCGGAGCTGTCGGGATGGTGGCGGCTGCTGGAGCCACAAGGTGGGtagcagcatccccagggcctgtccccatgtccccaacgTCCCTGATGTCACCGTGTCCCCGCGTCCCCACAGTGTGCTGTTTTCTGGCTGCCGGGGGTCTCTCTTCATGCTGTTGATGGCGCGTCTCCGTCAGAGCCTGAGCCTGCGGCTCTTCTCCCACCTGGTGCACCAAGACCTGGACTTCTTCCAGGGAACACCAGCAGGTAACGGGCCAtggcccagccccatcccacctgaCCCATCCCacctgtcccatcccatcccatcccatcccatcccatcccatcccccatcccatcccatcccatccatcccatcccattgatcccatcccatcccatcccatcccatcccatcccatcccatcccatcccatcccattgatctcatcccattgatcccatcccatcccatcccatcccatcccatcccatcccatccatcccatcgcactgatcccatcccatcccatcccatcccattgatcccatcccatcccatcccatcccattgatcccgtcccatcccattgatcccattgatcccatcccatcccatcccatcccatcccatcccatcccatcccatcccatcccattgatctcatcccattgatcccatcccatcccactgatcccaccccaacatccccatcccatcccatcccatcccatcccatcatccccatcccatcccatcattcccatcacatcccatcccattgatcccattgatcccatcccatcccattgatcccatcccatcccactgatcccattgatcccatcccatcccatcccatcccatcccattgatcccatcccatcccccatcccatcccatcccatcccatcccactgatcccattgatcccatcccatcccatcccatcccatgccattgatcccatcccatcccatcccatcccatcccatcccatcccatcccactgatcccattgatcccgtcccatcccatcctgtctGTTATCCCATCCCACCACTCCATCCccatcattcccattcccaccatcccatcccattccatcctaTGCCATCTTCCTGGCTTCATTTTACTCCAGTGTtccatcctgtccccatcccacttTCCCATTCTAGCCACTGTTCTGTCCCCATCATTCTCACTCCCACGCCTCCACCCTGTTGCATATCCCCATCTtcctcccaccatcccagcaccccaTCCCACCATCTCCATTCCCGCCATCCCATctcccctgtcccaccccatTCCACCCTGACCATCTCCACACCCATTCCCATCATCCCATCCCTCTGGTGCCCATCACATCATTCCCATCCCGAATGGGATCATCCAGGATGGGATCGTGGTCTCGCCCACCACGATCCCAACCTCTTTTTCcgccctgcagctgagctcctggctCAGTTTTCCATGGAAGTGCCACGGGTGTGCAGGGCAGCACCGAGTGGGGCCAACCAGCTGCTCCGGAGCCTGGTGATGGCCCTGGTGGTGGGGGGGTTCATGGTGGGGCTGGCAccggggctggcactgctggcactgctggaggtgCCCCTTGGAATCGCCACCCGCCGCATCCAGAGCACCCGCAAACAGGTCGGGAGTACAGCAGGGAAGGAGTGGGAGGGGAGTGAAGGAAGGTGGGAATggtggagctgggatggaggcCAGGGGAgtgggatggtggggatgggatgggatgggatgggatgggatgggatgggatgggatgggatgggatggagaacaGAAAGGAGGACGATGGAGGTGGAAATTGTGGGATGAAAGGGGATGAAGACAAAGGGAgtgggatggtggggatgggatggagaatgGAAAGGAGGACGATGGAGGTGGAAATGGTGGGATGGAAGTGGATAAAGACAAGGGGAATGGGatggtgggaatgggatggaattgggtgggatgggatgagatggaaTGGGGAATGGAAAGGGGACAATGGAGATGGAAATGGTGGGATGGAGGGGGGTAAAGACAAGGGGAatgggatggtggggatgggatgggatgggatggagaacaGAAAGGAGGACGATGGAGGTGGAAATGATGGGATGGAAGGGGATAAAGACAAGGGGatgggatggtggggatgggatggagaatgGAAAGGGGGACAATGGAGATGGAAATGGTGGGATGAAAGGGGATAAAGACCAGGAGAGTGGGGTGGTGGGAGTGCTGACATGGGGATAGAACGAAATGGTGGAGATGGGAGTGGTGTGGATGGGAAGAGAAGGATGAGATAAGGTGGGATGGTGGGCACGGGATGAGATAGcggggatggggatggtggGATTAGGACTGGGAGAATGGATGGGAATGGTGAGGGTGAGAGAGAAGGGTGTGGGATGGTGGGAATGCAATCGTGGGGATGCCGCGGGTGCGGTGGGACGGGATGCGGATGGTGGGCCAGGAGGGTGACCTGGGAAAGTTGGAGATCCCCCATTGCTGCCACAGGCGCTCCAGCGATCCATGCTGGAAGCATCTGCCCGCACAGCCGCGGGGGTGCAGGAATCGGTTGCCGCCATCGAGACCATCCGAACCTTTtcggcggaggaggaggaggaggagcagcacagacagaaccTGGCCAAGGAGCTGAGGCTGAAGGAGCAGatagagctggagctggcaatCTTCACCCTTGTCTACAGGGTCAggggggactgggaatgggaaccacagggaatggggatgcCAGGATCGGGGATgaggacactgggaatgggggtactgggaatggggacactgggaccaGGAATGGGAAACCGGCTGAGATGGGGACACTGAGAGCAGAGTGGGGACACCAGGAATGGGGACAACAGAACAGGGACACTGGGATCAGCAACAGGCACggcaggaatgggaatggtgACATTGGAAacaggatggggacactgggataAAGGT is a genomic window containing:
- the LOC115915983 gene encoding LOW QUALITY PROTEIN: antigen peptide transporter 2-like (The sequence of the model RefSeq protein was modified relative to this genomic sequence to represent the inferred CDS: inserted 1 base in 1 codon) produces the protein MALPPSGLLPGVLLVADALALVFLAPLVPLLAPLGALGVWLEAALRLPILAAATWLPLPRRPSGATAAAVTVAATPAVFGTFRNLLGPPGPPGAAGDAAPAWLGXTHAAAALAMLAWAAPPAPGSVAETPGGVPKAPGSVRRALALTWEERNVLGAAVLCLVLAVVGEMAGPYVTGQVLDAIGSGDGVTAGAVGMVAAAGATSVLFSGCRGSLFMLLMARLRQSLSLRLFSHLVHQDLDFFQGTPAAELLAQFSMEVPRVCRAAPSGANQLLRSLVMALVVGGFMVGLAPGLALLALLEVPLGIATRRIQSTRKQALQRSMLEASARTAAGVQESVAAIETIRTFSAEEEEEEQHRQNLAKELRLKEQIELELAIFTLVYRVIELAIRVMVLFRSHQQLRDGSITPGVLVTFLLYQDRVGSHVQVLLYGFNEFLTNAAAGQKIWEYLDRKPAGNVGGTREPPELQGHVTFHKVSFTYPGNPERPVLKDVSFEVRSGEVTALAGPNGSGKSTAVALLERLRDPGSGTVLLDGIPLPEYEHRYLHRKVVLVEQDPVLFSGTIRENILLGLEHCKESELREAATAAGAMELIQGLEQGWDTEVGVGGAAGSGERRRVALARALLRRPAVLILDEALDDGDAGAAQRWVRTGLAQTVLVVSHRPRVLDGADCLVVLERGAVMETGTPAELRERRGAYSRLLLGGGSTGQPEAPGMGSEQGAASVRE